The Gloeomargarita lithophora Alchichica-D10 genomic sequence CCCTCTAGTGCTAGAAGAAGTCCAAAATCTTGTCCGCTCGGTGCAGATGCGGGGGATTCGGTGGTCGAAGTTAAAAGTGCGCCAGGTGGTGCGGTTGTGGTTGCTGGTGGCGGAACGGCTGTTGTTGAATCTATTTTTGCGGGCGGAGCAGGTGGCGACGGCGATGGTGGCACGGGGGTATCAACCGGCGCAAATGCCTCCCCTGCATTGGCGTCAACCCATCTGGCGGTGGGGGGATACCCTGGCGGTGTTGGGTCTGGCGGGTTTGTGTGGTCTGCGCTTGGTCTATGGCTGGGACTGAATGGGTCTGGGGCAATTTTCCCCTCGCCGGACGCACGGGCAGTGAAATTTTTAGCCAACTGGGGCGGGATCAATCCATCGCCGCCCTGCTGGAAAGCCCCCCTGGTAGCGGCGGGCACTATTCCCTCTGTGCCGCTGGCAGTCGTTGGGTCACCCCCGCCCTGGGGCATATCCTGCCCTGGATGCGCGCCAATTTAATTCCCCAACGGGATCACGATCATCACAGAATTACACCGGGAAACTTTAGTGATAACTTACCCTTCACCGGCGGCTGGTGGGGCTGGTTGGCCTACGAAGCGGTTTGGGCCTGGGAACGCCTGCCCCCCCTGGCTCCCGACCCCCTACCCTTCCCGGTGGCCTTTTGGTTTCAGCCCGATTGGTGCGCCATTTTAGACCACCACCAGGAACAGCTTTATCTAGGAACTTGTGATAATAATCTACTGCAAGAATTACGCCGAAAATTAAACAATCCCCCCCCCCAACCCTACCCCGACCTAGCTCCCACCGGGGCGGTGCAGTGGCAACTCTCCCCCCAGGCATACCAGCACAGAGTACAGCAGGTGCAACAACATATCCAAGCCGGGGATATTTTTCAGGCCAATCTATCCCTGCGCTTTGGCGTGCCCACGGGAATGCACCCCTGGCGGGTTTATCAAAATCTCACCCAACTCAACCCCTCCCCCTTCGCCTGCTATTGGCAA encodes the following:
- a CDS encoding anthranilate synthase component I, with protein sequence MAGTEWVWGNFPLAGRTGSEIFSQLGRDQSIAALLESPPGSGGHYSLCAAGSRWVTPALGHILPWMRANLIPQRDHDHHRITPGNFSDNLPFTGGWWGWLAYEAVWAWERLPPLAPDPLPFPVAFWFQPDWCAILDHHQEQLYLGTCDNNLLQELRRKLNNPPPQPYPDLAPTGAVQWQLSPQAYQHRVQQVQQHIQAGDIFQANLSLRFGVPTGMHPWRVYQNLTQLNPSPFACYWQTPWGQVVSCSPERLILVQNNYIETRPIAGTRPRGDTPTVDQALAQELRHHPKERAEHIMLVDLERNDLGRVCQWGSVQVPELFTLESYSHVMHLVSRITGTLRPECTPADVLQAVFPGGTITGCPKVRCMEILHTLEPQCRNLFYGSCGYWSQSGRLDGNILIRTLLFPAGAKMAWGQVGAGIVSDSDPEKEWREALQKAQAQLLALGTKCYG